A portion of the Hylaeus volcanicus isolate JK05 unplaced genomic scaffold, UHH_iyHylVolc1.0_haploid 12237, whole genome shotgun sequence genome contains these proteins:
- the LOC128883900 gene encoding uncharacterized protein LOC128883900 isoform X1 gives MTFHGINWMPEKEVSVDASEATTLECIELGHKIRLCGLTWAKKASAQIESEYKTNYEKILELQQQLILLDEDLKRRQTMFSSTECDRLMKITEDLGNMTDKYNAEYHALDQNGREFVNDQYNYFALTETYKVKENELWKMNSETQILTHVTELWNVEVSNAMTHITRLKEQLNVERMRQAELQKASKMYIQRTFQNVKRNRLSILEQDDFDPSTHQHREQFNSVVDKLGSLLDMISVNETSSNEKKTNKTWGLSRKTTNALKFL, from the exons ATGACATTTCACGGAATCAACTGGATGCCTGAGAAGGAAGTAAGTGTGGATGCTTCTGAAGCAACGACGCTGGAATGTATTGAACTAGGACACAAAATACGTTTATGTGGTTTAACATGGGCAAAAAAAGCTTCAGCACAAATTGAATCTGAATATAAAACTAATTATGAAAAGATTCTAGAACTTCAACAACAGCTTATATTGCTAGATGAAGATTTAAAACGGCGACAGACAATGTTCAGTTCTACGGAATGTGATAGACTTATGAAGATTACTGAGGATTTGGGAAATATGACTGATAAGTACAATGCTGAGTATCACG CGCTTGATCAAAACGGGAGAGAATTTGTAAACGATCAATACAA CTATTTTGCATTGACGGAGACATATAAGGTAAAGGAGAATGAGTTATGGAAGATGAACAGCGAAACTCAAATTTTAACTCATGTTACTGAGTTGTGGAATGTTGAAGTCTCAAATGCAATGACTCATATAACTCGGTTAAAAGAACAGCTAAATGTGGAACGAATG AGACAAGCAGAATTACAAAAAGCTtctaaaatgtatatacaacGGACGTTCCAaaacgtaaaaagaaatcgtttgAGTATTCTCGAACAGGACGATTTTGACCCATCAACTCATCAACACAGGGAACAG TTCAACAGTGTTGTTGATAAACTAGGAAGCCTTTTAGACATGATTTCAGTCAACGAAACGTCatcaaatgaaaagaaaacaaacaaaacttGGGGTTTATCACGAAAGACTACAAATGctctcaaatttttataa
- the LOC128883900 gene encoding uncharacterized protein LOC128883900 isoform X2 → MFSSTECDRLMKITEDLGNMTDKYNAEYHALDQNGREFVNDQYNYFALTETYKVKENELWKMNSETQILTHVTELWNVEVSNAMTHITRLKEQLNVERMRQAELQKASKMYIQRTFQNVKRNRLSILEQDDFDPSTHQHREQFNSVVDKLGSLLDMISVNETSSNEKKTNKTWGLSRKTTNALKFL, encoded by the exons ATGTTCAGTTCTACGGAATGTGATAGACTTATGAAGATTACTGAGGATTTGGGAAATATGACTGATAAGTACAATGCTGAGTATCACG CGCTTGATCAAAACGGGAGAGAATTTGTAAACGATCAATACAA CTATTTTGCATTGACGGAGACATATAAGGTAAAGGAGAATGAGTTATGGAAGATGAACAGCGAAACTCAAATTTTAACTCATGTTACTGAGTTGTGGAATGTTGAAGTCTCAAATGCAATGACTCATATAACTCGGTTAAAAGAACAGCTAAATGTGGAACGAATG AGACAAGCAGAATTACAAAAAGCTtctaaaatgtatatacaacGGACGTTCCAaaacgtaaaaagaaatcgtttgAGTATTCTCGAACAGGACGATTTTGACCCATCAACTCATCAACACAGGGAACAG TTCAACAGTGTTGTTGATAAACTAGGAAGCCTTTTAGACATGATTTCAGTCAACGAAACGTCatcaaatgaaaagaaaacaaacaaaacttGGGGTTTATCACGAAAGACTACAAATGctctcaaatttttataa
- the LOC128884171 gene encoding protein GrpE-like → MCTAVLLGRRMIRLPLNYLGYSFHISRCTHKMWVPSMNQCHSHYRVRRFVTEKPGSIPSVNKVTAEDVVSSSESDSKKIHDDNSDKFKLKTEQANDVAVTKNVTIEHLQDRILRILAENENIIQRHTEELKKAKLYSISKFAEGLLNVCDNLELAIQHATSESFMETNPLVQGVTLTLESLKNLLENFNIHSYESLNTVFCPSKHSVVHEVEDPLKPKGTIVEVIKKGYIIKDRVLRPASVVTSK, encoded by the exons atgtgTACAGCAGTCTTGTTAGGGCGTCGTATGATACGGTTACCTTTAAATTATCTTGGTTATTCTTTCCATATTTCTCGGTGTACTCATAAAATGTGGGTGCCATCCATGAATCAGTGTCACTCACATTATAGGGTACGGCGATTCGTTACTGAGAAGCCTGGTTCAATTCCTTCAGTAAACAAGGTGACTGCGGAAGATGTCGTTTCTTCTTCGGAATcagattctaaaaaaattcatgatgATAATTCCGACAAGTTTAAGCTTAAAACAGAGCAGGCAAATGATGTTGCTGTtactaaaaatgtaacaatcgAACACTTACAAGATCGTATTTTGCGAATTTTAGctgaaaacgaaaatattatacaacgGCATACTGAAGAG ttaaaaaaagcaaaactatattctatttcaaaatttgcTGAAGGTCTTTTGAATGTTTGTGATAATCTTGAATTAGCGATTCAACACGCTACATCt GAAAGTTTTATGGAAACAAATCCTCTCGTTCAGGGTGTTACCCTAACCTTAGAGAGTCTgaagaatttattagaaaatttcaatattcattcgTATGAATCG CTCAATACAGTATTTTGTCCTTCAAAACACAGCGTTGTTCACGAGGTTGAGGATCCATTAAAA CCAAAAGGTACCATAGTTGAGGTCATAAAAAAAGGATATATCATTAAAGATCGCGTATTAAG ACCCGCCTCTGTCGTCACTTCCAAATAA